In Nostoc sp. GT001, a genomic segment contains:
- a CDS encoding fatty acid hydroxylase → MLEAIAVAWLLLFFGDFLSTFFYHVPEHVFGSLHLKTHHSWKKDFRHYAILTFNPQVLLDGILGALPYVLIAVVLWSFSPIGVISGLLLGQFHVWWRHISVLGWQTPKPVNILCQILFITTPERHWLHHHKTNLGFGDIFTFFEQPAQMWLCWLRLLRLRFRDYRI, encoded by the coding sequence ATGCTTGAGGCTATCGCTGTTGCTTGGTTATTACTGTTTTTTGGCGATTTTCTATCTACATTCTTTTATCACGTACCCGAGCACGTTTTTGGTAGCCTTCATTTAAAAACACACCACTCCTGGAAGAAGGACTTCCGCCACTATGCTATTTTGACTTTTAATCCCCAGGTTCTTTTAGATGGTATCTTGGGAGCTTTACCTTATGTACTTATAGCAGTAGTCTTGTGGTCTTTCTCTCCCATTGGCGTTATCTCTGGATTACTGCTTGGTCAGTTTCATGTATGGTGGAGACACATAAGTGTACTAGGTTGGCAAACTCCTAAGCCTGTAAATATCTTATGTCAAATTCTATTTATTACCACTCCTGAGAGACACTGGTTGCATCATCACAAAACTAATTTAGGTTTCGGCGATATTTTCACCTTCTTTGAACAACCTGCACAAATGTG
- a CDS encoding CopG family transcriptional regulator — protein sequence MNKTAALKFPRLTTSSQKRAIKRITINLTSDEAQNLEKYCEQAGKLAIDVIRELIQALP from the coding sequence ATGAATAAAACTGCTGCACTTAAATTTCCCCGTTTGACAACCTCCAGTCAAAAAAGAGCGATTAAGCGAATTACTATCAATTTGACATCAGATGAAGCCCAAAACCTTGAAAAGTATTGTGAACAGGCAGGCAAACTAGCAATAGACGTGATTCGAGAACTCATTCAAGCTTTGCCTTGA